A section of the Callithrix jacchus isolate 240 chromosome 14, calJac240_pri, whole genome shotgun sequence genome encodes:
- the LOC100410631 gene encoding small ribosomal subunit protein eS12, whose translation MAEEGIAAGGVMDVNTALQEVLKTALIHDGLARGIREAAKALDKRQAHLCVLASNCDEPMYVKLVEALCAEHQINLIKVDDNKKLGEWVGLCKIDREGKPRKVVGCSCVVVKDYGKESQAKDVIEEYFKCKK comes from the coding sequence ATGGCCGAGGAAGGCATTGCTGCTGGAGGTGTAATGGACGTTaatactgctttacaagaggtgcTGAAGACCGCCCTCATCCACGATGGCCTAGCACGTGGAATTCGCGAAGCTGCCAAAGCCTTAGACAAGCGCCAAGCCCATCTTTGTGTGCTTGCATCCAACTGTGATGAGCCTATGTATGTCAAGTTGGTGGAGGCCCTTTGTGCTGAACACCAGATCAACCTAATTAAGGTTGATGACAACAAGAAACTAGGGGAATGGGTAGGCCTCTGTAAAATTGACAGAGAGGGGAAGCCCCGTAAAGTGGTTGGTTGCAGTTGTGTAGTAGTTAAGGACTATGGCAAGGAGTCTCAGGCCAAGGATGTCATCGAAGAGTACTTCAAAtgcaagaaatga